In one Scomber japonicus isolate fScoJap1 chromosome 6, fScoJap1.pri, whole genome shotgun sequence genomic region, the following are encoded:
- the LOC128360764 gene encoding heat shock protein beta-7-like, producing MASLTSSRRSSSSYRSSSRYSTSSSYRSEGSLGGSSDSLDPLFEPFLESTGTSSLFGEEGPGGPNCLAPFSRHSISSYGHTGGVVTGGVRCLGDSYYMSADVSHFEPHDVVVMAYNHHVVVHAEKVMDDGSVSATFTHKSLFPEDMDPLSVCGTLNSDGILIVSVRRISMSGGVEPLGVSTYRSEAHL from the exons ATGGCATCACTGACATCCAGCCGCAGATCCTCCTCATCTTACCGCTCGTCGTCCCGTTACAGCACCTCCAGCTCCTATAGGTCTGAGGGATCACTGGGTGGGTCGTCGGATTCTCTGGACCCACTTTTTGAGCCCTTTCTTGAATCGACAGGTACTTCCAGTCTGTTCGGAGAAGAGGGCCCTGGGGGGCCCAACTGTCTGGCTCCCTTCAGCAGGCACAGCATATCCTCCTATGGACACACTG GTGGTGTGGTTACAGGCGGGGTGCGATGTCTGGGAGACAGCTACTACATGTCAGCTGACGTCAGCCACTTTGAACCGCATGACGTGGTGGTGATGGCATACAACCACCATGTTGTTGTTCATGCTGagaag GTTATGGACGATGGAAGCGTCAGTGCCACATTCACCCATAAGTCCCTGTTCCCGGAGGATATGGACCCCCTTTCAGTGTGTGGGACCCTAAACTCTGATGGCATCCTGATTGTGAGCGTCCGCCGGATCTCCATGTCGGGTGGGGTGGAGCCCTTGGGTGTCTCCACCTATCGCAGCGAAGCTCACCTTTGA